The DNA segment GAAGGAATTATAGTTTCCATTAAATTCCACTGTTATTCAATTATTGATTTCATAAATTCTTTTAAATTCTTGTGTTATTGGATTAAGCATTTGTAATCATTTTTTTAGTTACTTTAAATTCTGTTGTTATTCAATATTTGATAGATTTTGTAGTAATGTTATTTGATAAGAATTTAATGGAAAATTTCCATCAAAATACAAAGAACCAATTCTTTGCTTTTGTGGGGAGATTTGTTATGCTCGTGTGAAAACACAATAATAACATCTCTCTGTACTTTCATTTGTCAAAAAGTACGTTAAAATCTCAAcaaaccatttttaaaaaacgttttttttatttatcatactCAACCATATAGCAACGAATCCCTATAAAATAGTTCTtatctttttcttaaaaaaacaaaacctagATCACTTCTCTTATATATACATCACTGCGTATCCAGTCATtctcaaagcaaaaaaaatcatcaagaaAAAGTATAGTTTTCCTAAAAGTTAAACTACTAGTTTTTGTTTCTGTTATCATTACTTCATGGCGTTTTTTCCAGTAGTCTCCAATAGTTTTTGTCTATCATGAGTTTTTATTTctgtattttatatgtttataatcaCTTACGTGTGTATATATCATATAATCTGATTTTATATGAATGTGAAAGATGACTAATAAAAGTATATTATTTCTGTATTAGGATGGAAACTGGAGAACCGTCACTACCAAAAAAAGCTAGAGCTGGATATCTGCAATGGACATCTCAAGAGAGTCAATTGTTGATGCGCCTTCTAGTTGATGGTATCAGGCGGGGATGGCGTGATTCAAATGGCTCCATGACCAAAACAACAGTCGAGGCGAAGATATTACCGGTTCTAAACAAACAGCTTCGATGCAATAAGAGTTACAAGCATTACACAAATCGAATGAAATCTTTGAGAAAAGAATATAATGGTTATGCTGAGCTTTTGCGATGTAGCTCTGGTTTTGGCTGGGACCCTATCACAAAACGATTCACAGCTCCAGATGAAGTATGGAAAGAATATTTTAAGGTAATTTTTGTAACTCCTCTTCAAAGttttattaactttttaaatttttctttttaaaaaagtttcactttgatatttcatattttcacCAGGGACATCCAAACTCTGAAAATATGCGGGACAACACTTTTGAAGATTTTGAAGACTTACAAATCATTTTTGAAAGTGCTACAGCAAGGGGAAACAACTCATTTGGACTCGGTGATGATGCAAATGCTGAAGCTTTTGAAGTTGAGAATGATtttcaagaaaaagaagatgaGATTCATACAGAGAATGTCATTGAAACCAATGAAACCACACGTAGAGCTTCTAAAGAAAAGTTGCCTTCTAGGAAGAGAGCGAAACCCAATGGTGATGGAGATGCATCAGGGTCAATTAATCCTGGTGATCGTTCTGAAAAGGTGCTAACTGAAATGATTGGAGTGAGCACTAATATCATGAACCTTATGCAACAAAGAGAAGAAAGACATCAAAAAGAACCTGAAGAAAAAGAAGCTGAAAAGAGAAAGAATAATGTATGGGATGCAATCAAAGAGATTCCTGACTTGGAACAGGATATATGCTATGATGCAGTAACTAAAATTCATACGTTGAATATGAAAGACGTATTTCTTAGGATGAAGGTTGAAGAACGCTTGGGTTGGATCCGACGTAATGTTTAGGATATTATTTTAGGCTTTAGCTATGCATTTAATTTGATTTGAATAATCGTGCTACTAGCAGTAGTCTTTCtagtttttatttgaaataatgtcttttgttttcttccaaTAATAAAAAGTCTAGCTTTTTTATGTGTCATACTTGATCAATTTGATATCCTTCATGTGGTTTTAAgtattttgtgttaaaaaaactatttaaatatAAGTGATTGCAGAAAAGTTCACATGGAGAGGGAAAGAGAAACATACGCAGCATGAAATCATATTTGCAAGTAAACAACATTTGTCGTAGTATGACATTGTGTTCTCTTGATAAATTCCTGGTGTTATTTCTTTAATATAAAATCCTTTGATTTGTTATCATACTATCCCCTAAAAATAGTGTTGGTTGTAGATGTAGTCAACAATATCATACTAGCCcttgaaaatagtttttattgTAGTCAACTAATAGCATATAATCCCTA comes from the Brassica rapa cultivar Chiifu-401-42 chromosome A01, CAAS_Brap_v3.01, whole genome shotgun sequence genome and includes:
- the LOC103849787 gene encoding uncharacterized protein At2g29880, which translates into the protein METGEPSLPKKARAGYLQWTSQESQLLMRLLVDGIRRGWRDSNGSMTKTTVEAKILPVLNKQLRCNKSYKHYTNRMKSLRKEYNGYAELLRCSSGFGWDPITKRFTAPDEVWKEYFKGHPNSENMRDNTFEDFEDLQIIFESATARGNNSFGLGDDANAEAFEVENDFQEKEDEIHTENVIETNETTRRASKEKLPSRKRAKPNGDGDASGSINPGDRSEKVLTEMIGVSTNIMNLMQQREERHQKEPEEKEAEKRKNNVWDAIKEIPDLEQDICYDAVTKIHTLNMKDVFLRMKVEERLGWIRRNV